The stretch of DNA ACGGCCGACAGCGGAGAGGATGTGATAATGAGTTCCTCGGAAGCCGATTACGCCGCCAATTTAGAACTCGCAAAAATCGGTGTTTCAGAAGACGAGAGGGAAGGGCTGAGAACAACCTCCGGTCTTGACGAACTCTCCGAGGTTCATACTCCAGATCTTAAGACGGTCGAGGAGGTGGCGCAGCTTTTAAAGGTCGGGCCGGAAAAACTGATAAAAACCCTTATAGTGCGTACCGAGACGGAACCAGTCGTTGCGCTTGTAAGAGGAGACACAGATCTCAGCCTGACCAAGCTTCGAAATTTTCTCGGGTGTGATGTCACGGAACTTGCCGATCCGCAGACAATTCTGGAAATTTCAGGAGGCCCGCTTGGATTCAGCGGGCCCGTGGAACTTAAGAGAAAGAACGTGAGGGTGATTGCGGACAAATCCGTTCGCAATATGAAAAACGCCGTGACGGGAGCCAACAAAGGCGACCACCACATAACCGGCGTTAACCCCGGGCGGGACTTTGAAGCCGATTCCTATGCGGACATAAGGGTGGCAAGGGAAGGGGATCCGTGCCCGGTTTCCGAAAACGGAGTTCTGAAGGCGTCAAGAGGCATTGAAGTCGGACATGTTTTCAAACTGGGGACCAAGTACAGCGAAGCCATGGGAGCCACATACGTAGATGAGAACGGGGTCGAAAAACCGCTTGTTATGGGTTGTTACGGAATCGGGATAGGAAGAACGGTAGCAGCGGCGATAGAACAGAATAACGATGAGTACGGAATAAAATTTCCCGTCCCCATAGCTCCGTTTGAAGTTTCCGTGCTTCCGATAAACATGAAGCAGCAGGATGTGAAGGACGTAGCGGAGAAAGTATACTCAGCGCTTCTCCACGATGGAGTGGATGTTCTTATCGATGACAGGGCGGAGACCGCTGGCGTGAAATTCAAAGACTCGGATCTGCTCGGAATCCCGATTCAGGTCACTGTCGGGCAAAGAAGCCTGAAAGAGGGCAAGGTGGAGATAAAGAATAGAAACTCCGGTGAGAGAATAAGCATTACCGTGGAAGAAGCCTCAGGAGAAATTGCTGCTCTTTTGGCTGAAGAGAGATAAGAAGAACCTCGGGGCGCAAATTCTGGGGTTTATATACTTACACTGCCCAAAAGTGTGATAGAATGTGAGCATGGGCTTAATGTGTTCCCTACGGAGCAAGTTCGAGATAATACTGCAGCGTCCGGGCAGTATAGAGAAGCGCTTAAAATGAGTGACGTAGAATTTAAAATCCAGCTCGATCAGTTCAAAGGAGTTCTGATAATAAGCATATCCGGCGAGATCAAAGGCCTGAGCGGACGGGAATTTCACCGTGAGATATTCCAGAGAATCCAGGAGCAGGATGTTCCTATAGTTCTGGATCTCGAAGGGCTGAACTACATCAACAGCATGGGACTGCGCTCGATCCTGCTTGTCGCCAAAAGGCAGCAGGAGAACAAAGCGAAGTTCGCGGTGTGCTCCCTGTCCAAACCTATGAGAGAAGTATTCGAGATCACGTGTTTTGACCGAATCATGCCGGTGCTCGATTCCCGCTCCGAAGCCATAGCAGCGGTAACTTAAAAGTCCGTCCGATACAGGTAACGGATATCCTTAAACCCATACAGCGTCGGAATCACGTTGCCGAGACTAACAAAAAAAATGATTCACAGGATTTGTGAACGAAACAATCTGGTTGCGGTTCTCGCCCTGGTTCTCACTACCAAGTTTAGCCTTTAATCTTTAGCTATTTCTTTCTGAAAGTGAAGTTTCCTTCTTTGTCCAGATCCACTTTTACCGTGGCTGAATCCTTGAAACTCCCTTTCAATATCTGGTTTGCAAGCGGGTCCTGTATATATTTCTGTACGGCGCGTTTAAGCGGTCTCGCCCCGAAAACGGGATCGTAACCAATATCGACCAGCCTTGTAACGGCTTTCTCGGAAAGTTGTATAGCGAGATTTTTCTCCGCAAGCCTCTCTTTTAGATATCCGATCTGTATCTCGGCTATTTTAATGAGGTCTGTTCTTTTCAGAGCGCTGAATATGACAACTTCGTCAATTCTGTTTAGAAATTCAGGACGAAAGTAGTTTCTGAGCATCTCGTTTATTCTGTTTTCCATTTCCTCGCTGTTCCCTGACGATTCCTGTATGTGCTGGCTCCCCAAGTTTGAGGTCATTATTATTACAGTGTTGCGGAAATCAACGGTTCTTCCCTGCCCATCGGTGAGTCTTCCGTCGTCAAGAATCTGAAGAAGCAGGTTAAACACATCGGAGTGCGCTTTTTCTATCTCGTCAAAAAGCACCACGGAGTAGGGTCGTCTCCTCACGGTTTCTGAAAGCTGCCCGCCTTCCTCGTATCCGACATACCCGGGAGGGGCTCCGATCAGTCTTGATACCGAGTGCTTCTCCATATACTCACTCATGTCAATTCGTACAATCGCATCTTCATTGTCGAACATGAATTCGGCAAGTGATCTGGCGAGTTCAGTCTTCCCAACCCCTGTAGGTCCGAGGAATATAAACGAGCTTATCGGCCTTCTCGGATCGGAGAGCCCGGCCCTTGACCTGCGAAGCGCGTTTGAGACCAGTTTTATCGGCTCCGGCTGCCCCACCACCCGTTTCGAGAGTCTTTCTTCCATGTGAACGAGTTTCTCGACTTCCTCTTCAACCAGGCTTGATACTGGTATTCCCGTCCACTTCGATACAACCGCGGCTATATCTTCGGCACTTACTTCCTCGCGAAGCATTTTCCTTTGGCTCTGTATTTCGGAAAGCTCCGCGCCGAGGCTCTCCAGATCCTTTTCAAGTTCCGGGATTCTGCCATAAAGAAATTCGGATGCGCGGGAGAGGTCTCCTTCTCTCTGCGCTCTCTCCGCATCGATTCTTCCGTTCTCTATTTCCTCTTTGGTCCTTCTTATTCTCGATATGCAGTCTTTTTCCTTCTGCCAGTGCGCCTCAAGTATCTCCGCTTCCTTCTTTAGTTCCGAGAGGTTTTTTTCAATCCCTTCAAGCTTTCCCAGAAGTTCAGGTTCCTGCTCTTTTTTAAATCCCTCCCTTTCTATCTCAAGGCGCATTATCTTTCTTTTTATTTCGTCTATCTCGGTCGGCACGGAGTCAATCTCCATTTTGAGCCGCGCCGAGGCTTCATCCATAAGGTCAACGGCCTTGTCCGGCAGAAACCTCCCGGAGATATACCTGTTTGAAAGCTGGGAGGCGGCAACAAGAGCTTCGTCCTTGATTTTCACGCCGTGATGAACTTCATATTTTTCCTTAAGACCTCTTAGGATCGACACGGTTTCCTCCACGGAAGGCTCATCAACGTAGACCTGCTGAAACCTGCGTTCAAGGGCGGCGTCTTTTTCTATGTGATTTCTGTATTCATCAAGAGTGGTCGCACCTATGCAGTGAAGTTCTCCGCGCGCAAGGGCCGGCTTGAGCATGTTTGACGCGTCCATAGCTCCATCGGCCGCCCCTGCTCCCACGACGGTGTGTATTTCGTCTATGAAAAGAATTATCTCTCCTTGGGATTCCGTAACCTCTTTGAGTACCGCCTTGAGCCTCTCTTCGAACTGTCCCCTGTACTTCGCCCCGGCGAGAAGCGATCCCAGATCGAGGGAAATGAGCTTCTTATCCTTAAGTCCTTCTGGAACATCGGAGTCGACTATGCGCTGGGCAAGCCCCTCCACTATGGCCGTTTTCCCCACTCCGGGTTCCCCTATGAGGACAGGATTGTTCTTCGTTCTTCGAAGAAGTACCCGTATCACATTCCTTATCTCGTCGTCTCTTCCTATAACAGGGTCTATGCCTCCGCTTCGGGCAAGCTCGGTGAAATCTTTTCCGTATTGGCGAAGCGGTTCCATCGTGTCTTCAGGATTTTGCGTGTCCACTGTCTGGTTACCTCTCAGTTCTTTTAGTGATTTTAATATCCCTTCCTTGGTTACATCCGATTCCGAAAAGCTGTCTTTAAGAGACCCGGTGGCGTGAGAAACCACTCCAATCAGAAGGTGTTCGGTACTTACATAGGCGTCCCCGAGATATCGCGCTTCTTTGTCAGCCGACCGGATAGCAGAGTCAAGTTCTCTGCTCATGTATACCTGATCAGATGCTCCCTTTACCTTGGGAAGCCTGGATATCTGTTCGGCGGCCGTCCGCGCAAGCTCCCGGGGGTCGGATTCCAGCTGCTCCAGAATCCTGGTTGGCATCCCGGGCTTACTTAGCAGGGCCGCGAATAAATGGGGCAAGTCAACTACTTGGTTTTCGTTGTCGCTTGCCGCGTTTCGTGCCTCCACGATAGCTTCTTGGGCCTTCAATGTGAGTTTTTCGGGCGAAATCATCTCACACACAAAATAATTCTTCTTTGCCCGGAATCAAGAAATTGGCTGGAATAAAAAAGATAGGGAACACAGAACAAAGTTGCGCAACAATCCCCAAGAGCGGTTAAAGCACCGCACGCGTAACTTTTTTGTGTTGCCTATAAAAACCGGGATATTGCAGGGACGCAGACTATAGTGCCGCTACATTATTTCCCAAGAATGCTCACGACGCAGGTGATACCGTCCATGGCGGGCTGGGCGCCTCCCATGGTCTCGATAATACCGACTTTGGCATCTTTCACCTGGCGTTCAGGCTCAACTTCCTCTCTTAGCTGCCTTACGATCTCAGCGGTCTGAAGAAGTCCGGTAGCCCCAACGGGATGTCCCCGTGAAAGCAGGCCGCCGCTTGGGTTGACGGCAACTTTATCACCGCCCACCCACGTGCTTTTTTCGTCTATGAGGGTAGCTCCCTCTCCCTTTTCGCAAAAGCCCAGGGATTCCACAACCATCATCTCCGCTATTGAGAAAGCATCGTGAATTTCAGCCACGTCCATGTCCTCGGGTCCCAGTCCTGCCATTTCATAAGCCATCTGGGAGGTTCTCCAGACATTTTCGGAAGGATCGCAGGTAAGGCCTGTGGGACTGCTGTACTTGCCCGACTGGGCAACACAGCCCAGGATCTTTATTGGCATCTTTTTAGCAAGTTCTCCGACATGTTCCTCGGAACACAGCACCGCGGCCGCGGCCGCGTCCCCAACGGGACAGCACATGTTGCGCGTAAGCGGGTCGGCAATCATCGGCGCATTCAGTACTTCTTCCACCGTGGTGGGCTTTCTGTACTGGGCAAGAGGATTCAGGGAGGCGTGGTAGCGACTTTTTACGACGACTTCGGCCAGCTGTTCCAGGGTAACTCCGTATTCGCTCATGTACTTTGAAGCTCTTATCGCGTAGAGTCCGGGCATTCCCATGCCGATGGAAACCTCAAGGTCGTCTTCCTCAAGGGGTAGGGGACCTCCGGAGAGAATTCTACTCAGATTCTCGACACCGAGAGCGAGGGCTATGTCGTACTGTCCGTAGGCTACGGTTCTCCAAGCTTCCCAGAGGGAAAGCGTTCCGCTTCCGCAAGCACCCTCCACATTTATGGTCGGCTGTCCGACGAGACCTATTTCCTTAAGAGCTCTCTGTCCGACTCCCATGCCTTGGTAGACATGACCGCAGAACGCGATTTCTATTTTCCGCGCGTGAATTTCCGAGTCCTGTATCGCGGCCCATGCGGCTTCTCTTGCGAGGACGTGAGCCGGTTTGTCGGGAAATCTTCCGCAGGCGGTGTTTCCCACTCCTATAATGTAAACGTCTCTCATTGATAATTCCTCCAGCTTGCACTTTAAATTCGGCAATAAAATGTATACAAAATCGTTTGCGTTGTAAAATTTACGAGATTTTGATTTTCGATGATGAAATTTTCGCAATTTAATGGTATGATGTCTGGAGAGGTTTTGGAGTTTAACTCTGAATAAAAAATACCCAGATAGGAGGTTATTAATATGAGTGATGTACCAAGTGCCAGCGAAGTTGGTAATATCATGGACACCTTCAGTTCCATAGGACTAAGAAGGTCCATCAGATGGTATGAGCCGCATCAGTCCGTTGAGAAATGGAAGGTTCAGGCCATGCTGGAAGCTGCCAGGCTTTCTCCTACGGCAGGCAACTTCAATGGCCAAAGAGCAATAGTTGTATACAGGGATGAAGATCCCGAAATATGGGAGTTTATATCCGACTGGAGTCAGATTACAACGCAGATGGCTCCCGTGCTTATCTTCTGGTGCTACGACATGGGCAACTACGACACAATGGGTCAGTCTATCCACGACCTTCTAAGAACCGGAGCACTCGATAAGGCGCACGGCTGGGAATATGACAGGGTATCCAGGCTGTTCCCGCTTCCTGCAATGCTTCCCGATGCGGTACTGCACCGGCTTGCCGCGATCGATCTTGGAAACGCGATACAGAATGCCTGTCTTGTTGCGACGTCCTTGGGTCTCGGAACCTGCCTTAACGGCGCCAGCGGTGGAGCCAGAAGGAACACGAAAGCAAAGTTCAATCTTCCAGACACTTACGTGTTCAGCTGGCTTATGACCGTCGGTTATCCCGCTGAGAGCATGGACGGCGGCGGAGCAAGAAGCCGACCTCCGTTTGAAACCATGTTCTTCGAAAAACAGGTCGGAAACGCCTTCCCGAGAGATCCCGAGGTAGTAAAGCTTCTTGAGGATCTGAACATGCTTCAGCCATCAGGACCTCTTCCCGGAAGACTTGAGGAGATCAACAAGCTCACCAAACGTTTCGGTCTCGGAGACGAGTGGCTTACGGACTGGAAGCTTGAAGATTCCCAGCTTGGAGATCTTGCGGGAGACAAGAAACCTGAGCCCCTCAGTGCCGAGGAAGTTCAGGCTTCGGCCGCGGGTGCATCCGCTGACCCCTCGGGCTTTACCCTCAAACCGACGGTGAAGCGGGAGGAGATCCAGAAGTACAGGGAAGAAAAAGGCATAGGGGATGCCGACTAGTTCTTATCAAAAATAAACAAGGAGGTTTTGGTAATGGCAGAGATAACGCTGAATATTCCAGATCCGATTCATGACAGAATAAAAAGGAGAGCCGAGCAAACCAAAAATACCGATATTGGTATTATAATCGCTACTCTGGCTCTTACTTTCGGCGCCGCGTTTTATGACCATACAAAGTGGCTCCAGAATCTAGATGGAGTAGACGACAAGTCTAAGCCTTGGTAAGGTCACGGAAGTAAAAAACAAAAAGGGGGATGTTCGTGCGAACGGTCATCCCCCTTTTTTATTGCTTTTACAAACAAGACTGCTAAAGCCCTTGGGAAACTAAGGCGAGCTATGCAGCAGGGAAGGCGAGAAACTGCTTTTCAGTTTTTCCCCCAAGTTAGAATTCCGGAGTTTGGCATCCGCATCGGTTTCTTCAACGAATTTCTCTATATAGAGAAGTAACTCTCTGAAATTTCTTCCGTTTCTGGCTGATACAAACGGCGTTTCAGGAAATGCCTCGTGAAGAGCAGCTTGTGTATCCGCATCGGCCTGATCAACCTTATTAAACACGAGAATGCTTGGTATGTCTTCGAACTCCATGGATTCTACGATCTTAATTACCGAATCTATTTTTTCCCTGACCTCGGGATCGCTTGCGTCCGCGACGTGAAGCAGCAGGTCAGCTTCTCCTATCTCTTCAAGCGTAGCCCTGAACGCATTTATGAGTTCTTTTGGAAGCTTGCTTATAAAGCCTACCGTGTCAGTCATAAGTACGTGCTTTCCTCCAGGAAGCATAACCCTTCTCGTTGTCGGGTTAAGAGTTGAGAAAAGCTTGTCCTGAGTCATGATGGAAGCCTTAGTCAGACGATTAAAAAGCGTTGACTTGCCGACATTTGTGTACCCTATGAAAGACAGGGTCGGAATTTTCGAGGTTTTCCTGTTTTTTCTCGTGTGTTCCCTTCTTCTGCAAAGACCGTCAATCTGTTTTTCGAGTTGTTCGATCTGTTTTCTTATGTTTCTTCTTTCCTGCTCCAGTTTCTTCTCTCCGGGACCTCTTGTTCCTATTCCGCCCCCCAGCTGGGAAAAAGCAGCTCCCTTGCCTTTAAGTCTCGGTAAATTGTATTGAAATTCGGCAAGCCTTGCTTGGATCTTTCCTTCGTTTGTCTTGGCGTGTTTAGCGAATATCTGTATTATCAGCTGACTTCGGTCCATTATATCGAGACCGGATTCCTCCCCGATAGCGTTTGCCTGGGCGGGGGTAAGCTCCGTGTCGAAAATTATGGTGTCCGCTCCAAGGTGCTTGGCGTGAAGAGCAATTTCCCTGAGTTTGCCTCTGCCGACGAGGTAACGAGGATCTATGTTTTTTCTTGTCTGAACCATCTTGTCGAGCACCACTTTCTCGGCAGAAAGAGCCAGAGAGTTAAGTTCCCCAAGGGATTTCTCGGCCAGGTAGCGGAATTTGGTGCTGAACCCCACGAGCATCACTCCTTCCCTGTTTTCCTTGCCTCCGTTCTTTAGGAAAGCATGCCTGAGAGATTCTTCTATACCATCTATTTCCTGTTCGAGATTAATGTTTATTCGACCCAGGTCCGAAAACTTCGAAATCTCCCATTTCACCTGACTTTCTCCATTCGGTGGAACAAGGTTCGCATACTCAAAGCGTCCGGCTGAACCGTTTTGACCAGTAGATACCGAAGCCACCAGATCGAGTCTTTCGCTTGCCAGAGTTATCAGGTCGGAATTTGTAAGACCGGATCCCTTGAGATTGGTTCTTAGAGCGCGAAAGCCCCTGAGTCTGTATTTTGCTCTTCTCCTTCTTCCAAGCAGTTTTTCAAAAGGAAAATCGCAAGGTTCTCCGATGAAGACAAATCTTATCTTTCCCTTGCGGTTAATAAGTACCGTTATAGTTCTTTTAAGTTCGCCCGAGAAGGCTAAAAGAGTTCGGGTGAGTTCAGGGGTTAGTAACCGATCTTGGGGGATTTTCCTCTTGTATATCCTGAGCAGGTTCTTCAGGTCGCTTTTCGTAAGTCCCGAGGTATTTCCGTAGATTCTATCTATCTTTTGTTTCCCCTTGATGCTTATATTATTATATTGTGCAAGGAATTTGAAGCGTTTTCGGCGAAACTAGGGAAAAATCTATACCAGTTCACGGGTTTTTCAGGGCTGGGAACAGCGAAGCTTTTTGTTTCCAGAAACTCCGGATTAAAAGCTGCAGGGCAGGGTGATGTGCCGTGGAAACGGAAAAACAGCCATGGATCGCTGAGTTTTACGAAAAAGAAAAAGTCTCAGACGACTCAGATGATATATATGAGGAGATGAAGGAAGCCTCAGATTTTCTCTGCCGCAGCTTTGAGACCCATGTGGAGTCTTTAAACAAGGAATACGGCCGAGACACAATCAGCGTGATTGCACCGCCTCCGGGTTTTATGCACGCGGTTTTTGACACTGGAGCAAAAACTCCCGGGTTTTTAATCCTTTTCGGCACTTCAAAGCTGATTATGGTTCTTTGCGGGAACGAAAAAGCCGTCACCTTCGTTGGAAGAAAAATTGATCCCGACCCTCAAAAACCGAAGAAAAATATGAAACTCCTCGGAATAAACTGGGAAGAGAAAAAGAGCGGGGGATATCTTTTCCGGGACAGTACTGGAGTGGAGATTGAGGTCCACGAACTTATCCTGCGGGTAATCCGCTGGGGCGCTACCTAGGGAGTAAGAACAAGGTGTGTTAAGAAGGCGATGACCATTATGAGTCCAATAAGTATTGGCACGCCGAGTATGTATTTAAACCCTTCTTTTTCGTGTGGTTCGAGATTGAACATGATGGCGCAAAGATAACCTATGCTTTGCATCATTGCAAAGCTTTATTGAACAGGTTTTGAAATTTTGTTAAGTTTCTACAGTGATGATTGAATATGTAACTCCCTTTTTCCGCCCTCCAAGCGAACACAAGAGCTTTATTCTGCAAGCTACCATCGGCTGCTCCCACAACAAATGCACCTATTGCGCCATGTACAGAAAAGAAACCCAGAAATTCAGGGTAAGGCCTATGGGCGAAATCAAGGAGATCATTGATGCCGCCGAGCGCAATGGGTTGCTTGAACGAAGGGTTTTCATAGCGGATGGCAACGCACTTGTTCTCTCCACGGCAAAACTCATGGAAATAATGGACTATCTCCACGAAAAAGCCCCGGGTCTTGAGAGAATCACTATGTACGCGAATGTAGGAGACATACTCAGAAAATCTGTTGAAGACCTCACGCGTCTCCGGGAAAACGGCCTCTCCATGGTCTACATAGGTTTTGAAAGCGGAGACGACATTGTGCTGGAGAGAATAGAGAAGGGGGCGAACTTTGCCGAGACTGTTGAAGCCTCAAGAAAACTGAAAGCCTCTGGGATAATGAATTCGGTTATGGTTCTTCTCGGTATCGGCGGAAAAGACAGGAGCAGGGAGCACGCTTTGGCTACAGGGAAACTTCTTACGGAATGCGATCCGGAATATGTCGGAGCTCTCTCCCTTCAACTTCGTCCCGGAGCTCCTATTTACGAGCAGTGGCAGGAAGGGCTTTTTGAGCTTCCGGACAAATTTCAGATGATAGAGGAACTTGAAACCATAGTTGAGAATACGGAGCTCTCCGACGGTTATTTCTATTCAAACCATATATCGAACTATCTTCCTGTCAGGGCTAAATTCCCCGAGGAAAAAAGCAGAGTTCTTGAAGACATAAAAGAAGTGTTAAGAACCAGAGACGAAGCTTTTCTTCGTCCGGATTATTACAGAGACGTAGTAAACCAGTACTGAAAAAAACTTAAGGAGGCTGAAATGGGAAAAATTGCAACAACTTCCCCGGTTTGGGGATGCAGTGTGAGTGACCTTAGAGCGCTCGCGGGAATTACTGAAGAAGCGGGTTTTGACGGTATCTTCTCTCCCGAGGTACCGCCTTACAACGCCATAACCAACGCTCAGGTGTTTGCGGAGTGCACCGAGAAGATAAATGTCGGAACGTGGATAGCCAACATATACATGCGCCAGCCTGTAGTGGCTACCGCGACTGCGCTTACCATACAGGAAATAACGGACGGAAGAATGATTCTCGGACTCGGAGTCAGTCACAAGCCTGTTAACAATAGATACGATATAGACATGGGAAACCCGATTGAGGCGATGAGAAGCTACGTCGGGGAAGTGAGGGCCTTTGCCGACGGAACGTCTCCAAGGCTTTCTCTTAAAAGACAAGTGCCGGATCTCCCGGTCCATATAGCGGGACTCACTAAAGCCGCGGCGGAGCTTGCCGGAGAGGTTGCCGACGGCATAATGCCGTATCTATGCCCTCCCGCCTATATAGCTACCTTAAAAGGGCATGTTGCTGCGGGCGCCGCAAAAGCGGAAAGGGATCCTTCAGCCATATCGATTACAAACGGCATTCCGTCCTTTGTCTCGGATGATGGAGACGCAGCCGTTGCCGCAGCCAAAAGAGGGCTCGGTCCGTACGCCAGGTTTCCCTTTTACCAGAGACTCATAAGAAACATAGGTTTCGGGGATATAATCGACCAAGTGCAGGACGGAGCAAATCCGGCCGAAGTTTTCACCGATGAGCTGATAGATTCGGTGGCGCTTGCCGGCACGCCGGATAACTGCAAGAAAAAACTCGAGGAGCATTTCACGGCTGGGGTCGATCTTGCCATATTGGTTCCCGGACCGGTAGGAAAGCAGAGTAATATAGAGGTAATGGAGATAACAGCTAAAGCTTATTCTTAAGTTTTTTGCAGACTAGAAGAGCGGAAAATAAACGATATTTTCCGCTCTTTCCTCTCTCCATAAATCTGCATATCTTTCCATAATCAATCATTTTTCCGGAACCTGCCGCTGCAATTGGAATTTTTTCACTCACGTGGTTGAGAACGGAATTTTATAAAAGTATAATTACGGCGATTTTATTCTCTTTGCCCTGGTCTGCCTGAGCGTGAGTATCGATAATAACATTCTATCCCTGCTCATATTCCTTCCTCTTCTGGGAGCTGTGGTTCTTGCGCTTCTGCCATATTTCCAGAAGGTTTCCGATCACCAGTTAAAAACGGTTGCGTTTTTAATAACCTTGGCCGAATTTGTAGTATCACTCCCGCTTTTCTTCAGGTTCAACGGTTCTCTTTCCATCATGCAGTTTGAAGAGAAAATCCCCTGGCTTACGGACCTGGGAGTATCTTATCACCTTGGAGTTGACGGTCTTAGCCTTCTGCTTGTGCTTCTCACGACCTTCCTTTTCCCGATTACGATTCTTTGCTCCTGGAACGCAATAAAAGGCGGATGGAGGGCATTCCTCTGTCTTACTCTTTTTCTTGAATCGGCGCTCATCGGAACCTTCACCGCGCTGGATATGATTCTTTTCTTCATATTCTGGGAGGCGGTACTGATTCCGATGTATTTCATCATAGGGATCTGGGGGTCTTCCAGAAGAATCTATGCGGCAATAAAATTCTTCATCTATACGGCGCTTGGGAGCGGGCTCATGCTGGTGGCGATCATTTACATGTACTACGCTCACATAGACCAGTTCGGCTTTGCGTCAATGAACCTCTTTGATCTCCAAAGAACAAGTCTCGTTTTTGACGGCATACTGAGTCCCCAGGGGCTTGTGTTCCTGGCGTTCTTCCTGGCTTTTGCAATCAAGGTTCCGATGTTTCCGTTCCATACCTGGCTTCCTGACGCCCATGTTGAAGCACCCACTCCCGGAAGCGTCATACTCGCAGGCGTGCTCCTTAAGATGGGGACCTACGCGGTGATAAGGTTTCTCATCCCGTTTTTCCCGGAGGCGATAGATGCATACACCGGAGTTCTCATAGCTCTTTCGATTACCGGAATAATCTACGGAGCGATGGTGGCATTCATGCAGACGGATCTCAAGAAGCTGGTCGCCTACTCAAGCGTGAGTCACATGGGGCTTATAATGCTGGGCGTGTTCATCTTTAACCTCCACGGTGTGCAGGGCGGAATCTACCAGATGATAGGCCACGGTCTTTCCACCGGAGCTCTGTTTATTCTTGTCGGGATGATATACGAAAGACGCCACACCAAAATGATTTCGGAATTCGGCGGGCTTGCGAAAGTGATGCCGATTTTTGCGCTATTTTTCATGATCGCCATGCTTTCTTCTATAGGGCTTCCTCTCCTAAACGGTTTTATCGGAGAATTTCTGATTCTGCTGGGAGTGTTCGCGGAAAGCTACTGGTACGCCGCGCTTGGGGCCACGGGACTTGTGCTTGGGGCCGTTTACATGCTCTGGGCATACCAGAGGGTGATGTTTGGACCTGTAATAAAGAAAATAAATTTGGGACTTAAGGATCTTAATCCCAGGGAGATAGCCCTTATGATTCCTCTCGCCGTAATGATGGTTCTGATGGGGGTCTATCCGCAACCATTTCTCTCAAAAATGGAACCCACGGTAACAAGAATAATAGATGGGACACAGCAAGAAGCTTTCCGTGTGGATGCCACTCTGCCGGAAACCCAGAGAAACAGGCCTTAGAGCTATAACCGGCCGGCTTTCAGGCGGCTGTTTGCAGGCTTGATCGAATCGATGTCTTTTAAAAAGCTCATAACAAAAAAAGTCGAGTTCTCTGCCTCTCACAGGTACTGGAACAAGAACTGGAGCGAGGAAAAAAACCGTGAGTTTTACGGCAAATCGAGCCTGCCGGGCGGACACGGGCATAATTTCGCGCTTGAAGTCACGGTAGAGGGAGAAATAAACCTGGAGACGGGAATGATTATTAACCTCTTTGACCTGAAGCGAATCATTTCCTCTGTTCTGGCCGATTTTGACCACAAGAACTTAAATGAAGACAATCCGCGTTTTCAGGATCTTATACCAACGACGGAAAACATAGCCAAGGTTCTCTGGGAAATGGTTGAGGAGAAAGTCCTTGAGAGGGACGACTGCCGTCTCTATAAAATAAGGGTATATGAAACAGACGATCTTTTCGTCGACTACCGCAAATGCTGAAA from Candidatus Dadabacteria bacterium encodes:
- a CDS encoding radical SAM protein — translated: MIEYVTPFFRPPSEHKSFILQATIGCSHNKCTYCAMYRKETQKFRVRPMGEIKEIIDAAERNGLLERRVFIADGNALVLSTAKLMEIMDYLHEKAPGLERITMYANVGDILRKSVEDLTRLRENGLSMVYIGFESGDDIVLERIEKGANFAETVEASRKLKASGIMNSVMVLLGIGGKDRSREHALATGKLLTECDPEYVGALSLQLRPGAPIYEQWQEGLFELPDKFQMIEELETIVENTELSDGYFYSNHISNYLPVRAKFPEEKSRVLEDIKEVLRTRDEAFLRPDYYRDVVNQY
- a CDS encoding NADH-quinone oxidoreductase subunit M → MLSLLIFLPLLGAVVLALLPYFQKVSDHQLKTVAFLITLAEFVVSLPLFFRFNGSLSIMQFEEKIPWLTDLGVSYHLGVDGLSLLLVLLTTFLFPITILCSWNAIKGGWRAFLCLTLFLESALIGTFTALDMILFFIFWEAVLIPMYFIIGIWGSSRRIYAAIKFFIYTALGSGLMLVAIIYMYYAHIDQFGFASMNLFDLQRTSLVFDGILSPQGLVFLAFFLAFAIKVPMFPFHTWLPDAHVEAPTPGSVILAGVLLKMGTYAVIRFLIPFFPEAIDAYTGVLIALSITGIIYGAMVAFMQTDLKKLVAYSSVSHMGLIMLGVFIFNLHGVQGGIYQMIGHGLSTGALFILVGMIYERRHTKMISEFGGLAKVMPIFALFFMIAMLSSIGLPLLNGFIGEFLILLGVFAESYWYAALGATGLVLGAVYMLWAYQRVMFGPVIKKINLGLKDLNPREIALMIPLAVMMVLMGVYPQPFLSKMEPTVTRIIDGTQQEAFRVDATLPETQRNRP
- a CDS encoding LLM class flavin-dependent oxidoreductase, which gives rise to MGKIATTSPVWGCSVSDLRALAGITEEAGFDGIFSPEVPPYNAITNAQVFAECTEKINVGTWIANIYMRQPVVATATALTIQEITDGRMILGLGVSHKPVNNRYDIDMGNPIEAMRSYVGEVRAFADGTSPRLSLKRQVPDLPVHIAGLTKAAAELAGEVADGIMPYLCPPAYIATLKGHVAAGAAKAERDPSAISITNGIPSFVSDDGDAAVAAAKRGLGPYARFPFYQRLIRNIGFGDIIDQVQDGANPAEVFTDELIDSVALAGTPDNCKKKLEEHFTAGVDLAILVPGPVGKQSNIEVMEITAKAYS
- a CDS encoding nitroreductase family protein, producing the protein MSDVPSASEVGNIMDTFSSIGLRRSIRWYEPHQSVEKWKVQAMLEAARLSPTAGNFNGQRAIVVYRDEDPEIWEFISDWSQITTQMAPVLIFWCYDMGNYDTMGQSIHDLLRTGALDKAHGWEYDRVSRLFPLPAMLPDAVLHRLAAIDLGNAIQNACLVATSLGLGTCLNGASGGARRNTKAKFNLPDTYVFSWLMTVGYPAESMDGGGARSRPPFETMFFEKQVGNAFPRDPEVVKLLEDLNMLQPSGPLPGRLEEINKLTKRFGLGDEWLTDWKLEDSQLGDLAGDKKPEPLSAEEVQASAAGASADPSGFTLKPTVKREEIQKYREEKGIGDAD
- the hflX gene encoding GTPase HflX, coding for MKWEISKFSDLGRININLEQEIDGIEESLRHAFLKNGGKENREGVMLVGFSTKFRYLAEKSLGELNSLALSAEKVVLDKMVQTRKNIDPRYLVGRGKLREIALHAKHLGADTIIFDTELTPAQANAIGEESGLDIMDRSQLIIQIFAKHAKTNEGKIQARLAEFQYNLPRLKGKGAAFSQLGGGIGTRGPGEKKLEQERRNIRKQIEQLEKQIDGLCRRREHTRKNRKTSKIPTLSFIGYTNVGKSTLFNRLTKASIMTQDKLFSTLNPTTRRVMLPGGKHVLMTDTVGFISKLPKELINAFRATLEEIGEADLLLHVADASDPEVREKIDSVIKIVESMEFEDIPSILVFNKVDQADADTQAALHEAFPETPFVSARNGRNFRELLLYIEKFVEETDADAKLRNSNLGEKLKSSFSPSLLHSSP